The Thermoanaerobaculia bacterium region CGGGATTGATCGTCAGCGTCGGCAAGGTTGCGCCCGTGATGGCGCCGCCGTTGGAGAGGTTGGAGCCGTTCTTCCGCCACTGATACGTGAGAGACGTGCCGGTCGCCGCAACCGAGAACGACGCGGAAGATCCCGGGCACACGGCGGCGTTCGCCGGCTGCGTGTTGATGGCGATCGAGGGGCAGCCGACGGTGAACTTGAAGAAGTACGGTCCGTTGCCGTTGCCCGTGACATTTGTTCCCGTCGCGAGGAGCTCGCCGTGGTAGGTCGTCCCGACCGAAAGCGTTCCCGTCGTGATCGTGAGAGCAATGCATTCGGGCAGGCTGAGGGAATTGAACATTCCGCTCGACGGGGTGATGGTCGTGATTCCGGGTCCCGAGAGCGTGGAGTCATCGCCGTAGGCCCCGACGTAAGCGAGCGTCCAGTTCGTGCTCCCCGAGCCGACACCGTTCGCGTTCAGGGTGAGCCCGTTGCCGCTGGGTCGCGGGCACGTGAGTGAGATGGGCGTCCCCTGGGAGATGCTGCCGAGGTTTTCCTCCGCCCCCGAGCTCTGATGGGGCGAGTTGTCGGATCCCTTGACCTGAAGGCTGATCGCGTCCGTGAACGTCGTCTGGGCCGTATAACTCGAAGTCAACCCCGTCGCCGTGAGCAGGAACGTCGCGCCCAGGTCGCCCTCATCGACGACGAAATCGGAATTCATGAAATTCCCGGAATCGTCGGCGATCGACGTCAGCGCCAAATCCGGATCGCCGTCGTCGTGATGCAGCAGCATCGAAACGGTCTCTCCCGGCATCCAGCCGGTCCCCGTGATGACGACCGTGTCTCCCGGCGCGTAGTCCGTCTTGTCGGTCGTCACGGTCGCAAAAGAATCTCCCGTCAAAAGGGAGTCCGTGCTCAGGACGCCCTCGGCGCGAAGGCCGCCCGTCGCGAGAGCGAATCCCGCCGATGGATTCCGCGTCACGGAGGCCTCGATGCGATCCAGGGCGTCGGGCGTGAGAATCGAAACGCCGGCGCGCGCCGACAGCGTGCGCTCTCCCATCCCGAGGGCGGGGTCAGCGGGCAGCGAACGCCCAAGCACCGCGGAGCGGCCCGGCGTGTTCAACGCGGCCGAGAGCGCGCCGGCCGCGCCCAGAAGGCGTGCGCGTGCCGTGAAATAGCTTCCTCCGGGGTTGAACATCTCCATCGTGACTTCCACGTCGCCGCCGATCGCCTGCACCTTTCCGTCCGGCAGGACGTTCAGCGTCAAGCGCGAGCGCGAAGTCCGCATCGGCGAGGCGGCCGGCGAGATCGTCATCGTCGCGAGGTCGAGGATCTCGGCCGAAGAGAGAACCGAGCCGTCGGAGAGATCGACGCCGCCGGCGATCAGGATCCTTCCGTCGTGCAGGAGCGCGGCGGCGTGGAATTCGCGGGGAACCGACAGCCTCGCGTCGAGGAGTCGGAAGGCGCCGCTCTCGGGCTCGAACACCTCGACGGTGCCGCCGGAATCTCCGCCGACGACGACGATACGGCCGTCAGGCAGGAGGGTGGCCGAGTGGCCGTAGCGCGCCCGGTTGAGCGCCGGACCGTTTTCGAATGATCCGCCCGCGTCGTCCGAGAGCTCGGTCGACGCCAGACCAAGATCGCCCTCGCGCCCGCCGATCAGGAAGACGCGCCCGTCGGGCAACAGCGTCGCGCTGTGGTCGGCCCGTCCCGATTCGAGGGAACCCGCCAGCGAGAAGGACCGCGACGATGGATGGAAGATCTCCGCCCGGCGCACCGGGCCCGCGGCGTTCCCGCCGCCGGCGATCAGGACGTCGCCGTTGAAGAGCCGCGTTCCCGAGTGGCCGGCTCGCGGAACATTCAGTCCAGCGATCACGCCGGTTTCCGCACCCCACACGGCGAACGCCGTCGTCGGCGCAAGCAGCGCGGCGAACACGGCACCGATGATCGATACACGGACAGTCAGCACCCGGCGGATGGTTTCCACCACCGTTCTCATGGATTCCCCCTTTTCTTTGGGTGCGATTATCGCAAAAGTTCCAGATTGTTCAATGATGCGAGGGTGTCACGGCGACTTTATTTGATATCCTCTTGGAAAGAATAGAGTTTCAGGATCGAGCCGCCACTGGCTTGAAGACGAACATACCCGCCCGTTTCGTTGATCCGGGGAACGCCTTCGGTTCGCGGGCGGCGGTCAGCCGCGCGAGGAGCCTCTCTCCGCGGCGCGGCGCCGGCTCTTCTCGATGACCCGTTCGAGCGACTGCGGCTCGACGGGCTTGACGAGGTGCTCGTTGATGCCCGCGCCCTTCGACTGCAGGCGATCGCTCTGCTCCCCCCATCCGGTGAGGGCGACGATGAACGGATCTCCGCCGTCCGGCGCGCCACGCAGACGGCGAGCCACCTCGTACCCGCTCATGAGAGGCATCCCGATGTCGAGGAGAACGAGCTCGGGATGGAAGTCTTCGGCGGTGCGAAGCGCCTCCGGCCCGTCGAACACCGTGCGCACCTCGTGCCCCATGAAACGAAACATCAGCGCGAGACTCTCCGCGAGATCGACGTTGTCGTCCACGACGAGGATCCGCAGGGGTCCTCCGGAGCCGAACGCATCGAGCGACGCGGAATCGGAATCCCCGCGGGCGGCCGCCGGGCCGGCCAGAGGAAGCCTGAAAGCGAACTCCGCCCCCTGGCCGAGCCCCGCGCTCGACGCGCTGATGCTGCCGCCGTGGAGCTCGAGGACTTTTCGAACGAGCGTCAAGCCGATGCCGAAGCCTCCTCCCGAGCTGCCGCGATGCCTCTCCGCCTGCACGAAGAAATCGAAGATCTTCGGAAGCATCTCCGCCTCGATGCCGCTTCCGTCGTCGCGGACGCGCACGACGGCGCCTTCGCCGTCGCACGCGACCGAGACGCCGATGTGCCCGCCGGGCCCGGTGTACTTGACGGCGTTGCTCAGCAGGTTGATGAAGACCTGGTCGACCCGCGTCGGATCCGCGTCGATGGGAACCGGTTCCTCGGGAAGCTCCAGCCGAATTTCCTGGCCGCGCTCCTGCGCGATGCCTCTCATCGCGTCGACGGCCTGTCTCGCGGCCGTGGACAGATCGAAGCGTTCGCGGCGCAGCTCGATGTGTCCCTGGCTCACGCGGGAGACGTCGAGGAGATCGTCCAGGAGCTTCGCCATGTGGCGTACCTGCCGCTCGGCGATCGCCTGCGCGCGCGCGATCTCCCCGGGCCCGGCGTCCGGCCGGCCGATGACGTAGAGCGCGTTGCGGATGGGCGCGAGCGGATTGCGGAGCTCGTGGGCGAGGACCGCCAGGAACTCGTTCTTCTGCCGGTCCGCTTCCTGCAGCGCCTCGATCCGCCGCCGCTCGGTCATGTCGCGGGTCACCTTGGCGAAGCCGCGAAGAACACCCGACCCGTCGAAGAGCGCCGTGATCAACACGTTCGCCCAGAACCGGGTGCCGTCGCGGCGGAGGCGCCACCCCTCGTCCTCCACACGCCCCTGGGCGATGGCGATCCGAAGCTCCCTCGCCGGCTTGCCCGCGGCGATATCCTCCGGTGGATAAAAAATCGAAAAATGACGGCCGATCGCCTCTTCGGTCTTGTACCCCTTGATCCGTTCGGCGCCGACGTTCCAGCTGATGATGCGGCCTTCGGGATCGAGCATGAAGATCGCGTAGTCCTGGACGCCCTCGACCAGGAGCCGGAACCGCTCCTCGCTTCGGTGCAGCTCCTCCATCTCCATCTCCCGCGGGCCCGCGGTGTTGCCGTTCATGAACGATTCGATTCTATCTTTCGCCGGTGCGCTGTCCCGGACGAGCGCTTCGCGTTTCACGCGCGACGGTTCGGACCCGTGTCTTTCTTCTTTGGGCCGTGCTCACGCCCCGCCGGAGGCGGGGGCGGAGGGGGCTCGTGCTTGGGCGGGGCGGCCCGGCGCTCTCCCGCCGGATGCCCGTGCGGCGGCGGAGGCGCTTCGTGACGCGCAGGGGGAGCGGCTTCGTGACGCGCCTGCGGAGCGGCTTCGTGGCGCGCCGGCGGAGGCGCTTCGTGACGCGCCGGCGGAGCGGCTTCGTGACGCGCCGGCGGAGGCGCTTCGTGACGCGCCGGCGGAGGCGCCTGTCGTCCCTTCTTCTCCCGGCGCGGGGGCGACGAAGGCGCGGGCGCACGGCTGCCCTTGGGCGCCGGGTGCGTTCCCCGGCGCGGGGCCGCTTCGCGCTGCGGGCCCCCGCGACTTTCCGGGCGTGCTCCGCCGCGGCGCGCAGCGATCTCCCGCGCACGGACCGGTGCGGGAGACACGACCGCGGCTCGCCTTCCGCGAGTCACACCGGAGGAAGAGAGCGGCACGGGGCGGGACTTCAGCTCCGAAATCGACCGCCGGGGAATCCGCGTGCGCGCCGCCCGTTCGATGCGGTCGACCGACGGGCCGCGGTTGACCATGATGCCGTGCGAGACCGAGAACGAGGTCACCTTGCGGACTCTCGGGAAAATCGCCGCGTTTTCCCGGACCGGGAGCCGCACGGTCGAGACGCGCACTCCGGAGAACCGGTTGACGGGAACGAAGACGTATCGCG contains the following coding sequences:
- a CDS encoding ATP-binding protein, yielding MNGNTAGPREMEMEELHRSEERFRLLVEGVQDYAIFMLDPEGRIISWNVGAERIKGYKTEEAIGRHFSIFYPPEDIAAGKPARELRIAIAQGRVEDEGWRLRRDGTRFWANVLITALFDGSGVLRGFAKVTRDMTERRRIEALQEADRQKNEFLAVLAHELRNPLAPIRNALYVIGRPDAGPGEIARAQAIAERQVRHMAKLLDDLLDVSRVSQGHIELRRERFDLSTAARQAVDAMRGIAQERGQEIRLELPEEPVPIDADPTRVDQVFINLLSNAVKYTGPGGHIGVSVACDGEGAVVRVRDDGSGIEAEMLPKIFDFFVQAERHRGSSGGGFGIGLTLVRKVLELHGGSISASSAGLGQGAEFAFRLPLAGPAAARGDSDSASLDAFGSGGPLRILVVDDNVDLAESLALMFRFMGHEVRTVFDGPEALRTAEDFHPELVLLDIGMPLMSGYEVARRLRGAPDGGDPFIVALTGWGEQSDRLQSKGAGINEHLVKPVEPQSLERVIEKSRRRAAERGSSRG
- a CDS encoding DUF6600 domain-containing protein, with protein sequence MKRKTLILLAAFVGSLVLSSRPARAEVNVSISFFYDELSPYGRWASVGSYGDCWIPSNVAAGWQPYTDGEWVYTEYGWTWVSYDPWGGDPYHYGTWVWEDPWGWVWAPGTIWAPAWVTWCYSDSYVGWAPIPPSLSISFSGYAGPAVVVSQSRYVFVPVNRFSGVRVSTVRLPVRENAAIFPRVRKVTSFSVSHGIMVNRGPSVDRIERAARTRIPRRSISELKSRPVPLSSSGVTRGRRAAVVSPAPVRAREIAARRGGARPESRGGPQREAAPRRGTHPAPKGSRAPAPSSPPRREKKGRQAPPPARHEAPPPARHEAAPPARHEAPPPARHEAAPQARHEAAPPARHEAPPPPHGHPAGERRAAPPKHEPPPPPPPAGREHGPKKKDTGPNRRA